GCGCAAAGCTACCCGAGCAAGCCCATTCGCATCATCGCGCCAGCCACCCCCGGTTCGCCGACAGACATTCTTGCGCGGATGTTGGCCGACGGCATGGGCAAGTCACTCAAGTCGCCCATCATCGTGGACAACAAGCCCGGTGTCGAACAGCTCATCGGACTGGAACATGTCATCAAACAATCTCCACCGGACGGCCACACCATGGTGCTGGTGGGACTGGATAGTCTGGCCTTGCTGCCGATCACACGCAAGGATCTGCGCATCAATCTCAGCGAAGACCTGACAGTCATCGCAGGCATGGCAGAGGGAAAGTACATTCTGGCAGGTCCCGCCAGCGCGCCGTATGCCACCTTCGGCGAACTGGTCAAAGCCATCAAGGCCGAGCCAGGCAAGTTCAGCTATGGTGCTTCCGCCCCCACGGTGCGGTTTCCGTCGCTCACACTGATGCATGAACTCGGCCTTCGGATGGAACATGTTCCTTACCGAGGCGGCAGCCCGTACGCTCTGGATCTCGCATCCGGTCTGATTCAATGGGGTTTCCTGTCGGAA
The window above is part of the Diaphorobacter sp. HDW4B genome. Proteins encoded here:
- a CDS encoding tripartite tricarboxylate transporter substrate binding protein, giving the protein MWKSKLKGALAASLFIVGMTAQVAHAQSYPSKPIRIIAPATPGSPTDILARMLADGMGKSLKSPIIVDNKPGVEQLIGLEHVIKQSPPDGHTMVLVGLDSLALLPITRKDLRINLSEDLTVIAGMAEGKYILAGPASAPYATFGELVKAIKAEPGKFSYGASAPTVRFPSLTLMHELGLRMEHVPYRGGSPYALDLASGLIQWGFLSETTAHTVKDRVRFYAISGKERSPSYPNVPTFAELGFQRIQGPAYALALRKDTPAPIKAKISEAAKAAIEAPSFKAKAMQSSFLDAQYEDEATVARSLAARIKDYRDAATNMGIKPE